One genomic segment of Polyangia bacterium includes these proteins:
- a CDS encoding tetratricopeptide repeat protein: protein MLRLGTFVNARTVVFLLGLGLPACEGFVCSQERIKAIELANRGAEEFKNNLYDSSEKDLKQAIQVDPSYEIAHYNLGKVYQKQRKWDKAAESFEAAVQRAPNNGNYSYDLGEAYLEAKEVDKAEKALIAATKADPKLFKAWWRLGLVYKMLDRPKEADDALRHAIEANTRFSKSYVALGYLYLDYDFNKEAAQVFQGCVTAKDDDGECHNGYGLALKNLKQYEQATGEFKKAINLDPDLIDALYNAGMAYADWYDDAHGNDQKENARTYLQKFVAAGGKNTDANYVKAANDKLYALSGP from the coding sequence ATGTTGAGACTGGGAACGTTCGTCAACGCACGAACCGTGGTTTTCCTGCTGGGACTGGGACTGCCCGCCTGTGAAGGCTTCGTCTGCAGCCAGGAACGCATCAAGGCCATCGAGTTGGCCAACCGCGGCGCCGAGGAGTTCAAGAACAACCTCTACGATTCGTCCGAAAAAGACCTGAAGCAGGCCATCCAGGTCGACCCGTCCTACGAGATCGCCCACTACAACCTGGGCAAGGTCTATCAAAAGCAGCGCAAGTGGGACAAAGCCGCCGAGTCGTTCGAGGCGGCCGTCCAGCGCGCGCCCAACAACGGCAATTACAGCTATGACCTCGGTGAGGCCTACCTGGAAGCGAAAGAGGTCGACAAGGCCGAGAAGGCGTTGATCGCGGCGACCAAGGCCGACCCGAAGTTGTTCAAGGCGTGGTGGCGTCTCGGCCTGGTGTACAAGATGCTCGACCGCCCGAAGGAGGCGGACGATGCCCTTCGACACGCCATCGAGGCCAACACGCGCTTTTCAAAATCATACGTCGCCCTCGGCTATCTGTACCTGGACTACGACTTCAACAAAGAGGCGGCGCAGGTGTTTCAAGGCTGCGTCACGGCCAAGGACGACGACGGCGAGTGCCACAACGGGTACGGCCTGGCTTTGAAGAATCTGAAACAGTACGAGCAAGCCACCGGCGAGTTCAAGAAGGCTATCAATCTTGACCCCGACCTGATCGACGCGCTTTACAACGCGGGGATGGCCTACGCCGACTGGTACGACGATGCTCACGGCAACGATCAGAAGGAAAACGCCCGCACGTACCTGCAGAAGTTCGTCGCCGCCGGCGGCAAGAACACCGACGCCAACTACGTCAAGGCAGCCAACGACAAGCTGTACGCGCTGTCGGGGCCCTAG
- a CDS encoding AgmX/PglI C-terminal domain-containing protein — protein MADVKVPLKFQIYKGDALVREEVLTQDVIKVGKLPSSHLRIDDETVSRMHAVIEITGPDEVHIIDLGSTRGTLVNGERVTKTRLQSGDEVMFGESRVVVTFLPAQYGDAPAAPAPVSARTARMPPGYQAPPPPTGFASAPPAYQAPAPALFEGGANPAAAEVEVHDGSRAMEVQTLYHNVVIGTRHLFNPEGKSTHKQGTNFLLGGVALAVIALAVFVYTAIDVGREKVAYEAWQTAGNEAKNFPFKPRTAGSDIVVFGGLIVGMSLAYMGLKRRGKTSPNFIIGSDADVDAPVSSDYVPSPSHPLVAANGTDYVVNVTPRMSGEVYVDNQSYPLQQFIQQRGSSFSLPPGGRAKLDCGETTFLVSATAKPRALEVPFFIWRWEEQVYTVGSVVALGLFLLMIFSVPPDPKSLSLDLFNSDNRFVKFLIKPPEEKEEEIPEWLKKKGPEEQGGKGKRHKGEEGKMGKKTSKNKEGLYGLKGPKDNPDPHLAKKLAEEEAKNAGILGVLKQSEGSHIASIFGRDAALGNDADNVLGGLIGNQIGEAYGVGGLGLVGTGSGGGGTGEGTIGLGNLGTIGKGGGGGNGSGYGRGAGGLGGRRAKAPDVIPGQANVRGSLDKEIIRRIIRRHINEVKFCYEQELTKKPELGGRIMVQFTIAASGQVIASVLQNSTMSNPRVENCTVQAVRRWEFPKPLGGGIVIVSYPFVLTPAGAGE, from the coding sequence ATGGCCGACGTGAAGGTCCCCCTCAAGTTCCAGATCTATAAAGGGGACGCGCTGGTTCGCGAAGAGGTCCTGACCCAGGACGTGATCAAGGTCGGTAAGCTGCCGTCTTCGCACCTGCGGATCGATGACGAAACTGTCTCGCGTATGCACGCGGTCATCGAGATCACCGGGCCGGACGAGGTGCATATCATCGACCTCGGTTCGACGCGCGGGACGCTGGTAAACGGCGAACGCGTGACCAAGACCCGTCTGCAATCGGGCGACGAAGTGATGTTCGGCGAGAGCCGCGTGGTGGTGACGTTCCTGCCCGCCCAGTACGGCGACGCCCCCGCGGCGCCCGCGCCGGTCTCCGCCCGCACGGCACGCATGCCGCCCGGCTACCAGGCGCCACCACCGCCCACCGGTTTCGCGTCGGCCCCGCCGGCGTATCAGGCGCCGGCGCCTGCGCTCTTCGAAGGCGGCGCCAACCCGGCCGCCGCCGAGGTCGAGGTGCATGACGGCTCGCGCGCGATGGAGGTGCAGACCCTCTATCACAACGTCGTCATCGGCACGCGCCACCTGTTCAATCCGGAAGGCAAGAGCACGCACAAGCAGGGGACGAACTTCCTGCTGGGCGGCGTCGCGCTCGCGGTCATCGCCTTGGCCGTGTTCGTCTACACCGCCATCGACGTCGGCCGCGAAAAGGTCGCTTACGAGGCGTGGCAGACCGCCGGCAACGAGGCCAAGAACTTCCCCTTTAAGCCGCGCACGGCCGGCAGCGACATTGTCGTGTTCGGCGGTTTGATCGTCGGCATGTCGCTGGCGTATATGGGTCTCAAACGGCGGGGCAAGACCAGCCCGAACTTCATCATTGGTTCAGACGCCGACGTCGACGCGCCGGTCTCGTCGGATTACGTACCGTCGCCGTCGCACCCGCTGGTGGCGGCCAATGGGACCGACTATGTCGTCAACGTCACCCCGCGCATGTCGGGCGAGGTCTACGTCGACAATCAGAGCTACCCGTTGCAGCAGTTCATTCAACAACGCGGGTCCAGCTTTTCGTTGCCGCCGGGTGGCCGCGCCAAGCTGGATTGCGGCGAGACCACGTTCCTGGTCAGCGCCACCGCCAAGCCGCGCGCTCTGGAGGTGCCGTTCTTTATTTGGCGCTGGGAAGAGCAGGTCTACACCGTCGGCTCGGTGGTTGCGCTGGGTCTGTTCCTGCTGATGATCTTCTCGGTCCCGCCGGATCCGAAGTCGCTGTCGCTGGATCTCTTCAACTCGGACAACCGCTTCGTCAAATTCCTGATCAAGCCGCCCGAGGAAAAAGAGGAAGAAATTCCCGAGTGGCTGAAGAAGAAAGGCCCGGAGGAACAGGGCGGCAAGGGCAAGCGCCACAAGGGCGAAGAAGGCAAGATGGGCAAGAAGACCTCCAAGAACAAGGAGGGTCTCTACGGTCTCAAGGGTCCGAAGGACAACCCGGATCCGCACCTGGCGAAGAAGCTGGCCGAGGAAGAGGCGAAGAACGCCGGCATCCTCGGGGTCCTCAAGCAGTCGGAGGGTTCGCACATCGCTTCGATCTTCGGTCGCGACGCGGCGCTGGGCAACGACGCGGACAACGTCCTCGGTGGTTTGATCGGCAACCAGATCGGCGAAGCTTACGGCGTCGGCGGTCTGGGTCTGGTCGGCACCGGCTCGGGCGGCGGCGGCACGGGTGAAGGGACCATCGGTCTTGGCAACCTGGGCACCATCGGCAAGGGTGGTGGCGGCGGCAACGGCTCGGGCTACGGCCGTGGCGCCGGCGGTTTGGGTGGTCGTCGAGCCAAGGCGCCGGACGTGATCCCCGGTCAGGCCAACGTGCGCGGTTCGCTGGATAAGGAAATCATCCGCCGCATCATTCGCCGCCACATCAACGAGGTGAAGTTCTGCTACGAGCAGGAGCTGACGAAGAAGCCGGAGCTTGGCGGCCGCATCATGGTGCAGTTCACCATCGCGGCGTCGGGTCAGGTCATCGCGTCGGTGCTGCAGAACTCGACCATGAGCAACCCGCGCGTCGAAAACTGCACCGTGCAGGCGGTGCGACGCTGGGAGTTCCCGAAGCCGCTCGGTGGCGGTATCGTCATCGTCTCGTACCCGTTCGTCCTTACCCCCGCCGGCGCCGGAGAGTGA